DNA sequence from the Acidobacteriota bacterium genome:
AACCGGAAGACGTGATCGCCGGCCTGCTCGACTCCTACGCCGCGATGATGAGGCAGTACATGAAGGACCGGGAGTCGATCCCTCCGGGACACCTGGCCGAAGTGCGTTTCGAGGATCTCGAACGAGCGCCCATGGCCGAACTGGAGCGTCTCTACAACGAGCTGGCGCTGCCGGGCTGGGAGCGGGCCCGCAAGCCGATCGGCGACTATCTCGGGACCCTGTCGGGCTATCGCAAGAACGCCTACAGGATCGATCCGGAGACGATCGACATTGTCGACCGGAACTGGGGATTCGCGGTGGACGCCTGGGGTTACCGGCCGCCGAAGTAACGACCACGAGGAGAGGAGACGAACTCATGATTCGAGC
Encoded proteins:
- a CDS encoding sulfotransferase, with amino-acid sequence MRLTSSEMARWRRAYLDVLRKATLASGGRRLVLKSPTNLGRTAELLRLFPDAKFIHIVRNPYVVYRSMTNLYRHVLPICQLDDAEPEDVIAGLLDSYAAMMRQYMKDRESIPPGHLAEVRFEDLERAPMAELERLYNELALPGWERARKPIGDYLGTLSGYRKNAYRIDPETIDIVDRNWGFAVDAWGYRPPK